In uncultured Cohaesibacter sp., a genomic segment contains:
- the puuE gene encoding allantoinase PuuE, whose translation MTSNRTRYLRNMAGYGPNPPAANWPGGAKIAVQFVVNYEEGGENCILHGDAASEAFLSEIVGAAQWPGQRHWNMESIYEYGARAGFWRLYRLFTSLGIPATVYGVASALARSPEQVAAMLEADWEIASHGLKWIEYKDATPEAEKADMLEAIRLHEEVTGAKPQGWYTGRCSANTVALASEIGIFDYISDIYDDDLPYWIEAGERDQLLIPYTLDCNDMRFATAQGFNSGDQYFAYLKDTFDCLYEEGEAGAPKMMNIGLHCRLVGRPGRVMALKRFMEYAQSKGDVWFARRIDIARHWQQTHPPVRFERPSRMDKERFVSLYGSAFEHSPFIAERAFALELGAAHDSPIGLHSALCRAFRSSSRDEKRAVLKAHPDLAGKLAAAKALTEASSAEQASAGLDVLSDAERASFTALNKAYMDKHGFPFIIAVRDHDKASILAAFNQRIENDSDTEFATACAQVERIAFFRISTLLGGGAS comes from the coding sequence ATGACAAGCAACAGGACGCGATATTTGCGAAACATGGCCGGTTACGGCCCCAACCCGCCTGCAGCCAACTGGCCGGGCGGCGCGAAGATTGCGGTGCAATTTGTGGTCAATTATGAAGAGGGCGGCGAGAATTGCATCCTGCATGGCGACGCCGCCTCTGAAGCCTTTCTCTCCGAGATTGTCGGCGCAGCGCAATGGCCCGGCCAGCGCCACTGGAACATGGAATCCATCTATGAATATGGCGCGCGCGCCGGTTTCTGGCGCCTTTATCGCCTGTTCACCTCCTTGGGCATTCCGGCGACGGTCTATGGTGTCGCCTCTGCCCTTGCGCGCAGCCCCGAACAGGTGGCAGCGATGCTTGAGGCAGACTGGGAAATCGCCAGCCACGGCCTCAAATGGATCGAATATAAGGACGCCACCCCTGAAGCCGAGAAGGCCGACATGCTGGAAGCCATCCGCCTGCATGAAGAGGTGACAGGGGCCAAGCCGCAAGGCTGGTACACCGGGCGCTGCTCGGCCAATACGGTGGCGCTGGCCAGCGAAATCGGCATCTTTGATTATATCTCCGATATCTATGATGATGACCTGCCCTACTGGATAGAGGCGGGCGAGCGCGACCAGTTGCTGATCCCCTATACGCTGGACTGCAACGACATGCGCTTCGCCACCGCGCAGGGCTTCAACTCCGGCGACCAGTATTTTGCCTATCTCAAGGACACATTCGACTGTCTTTATGAAGAAGGCGAGGCGGGAGCGCCGAAAATGATGAATATCGGGCTGCATTGCCGCCTTGTCGGACGTCCGGGCCGCGTCATGGCATTGAAGCGCTTCATGGAATATGCCCAATCGAAGGGCGATGTCTGGTTTGCCCGCCGCATCGACATTGCCCGCCATTGGCAGCAGACGCATCCACCAGTCCGCTTCGAGCGCCCGAGCCGGATGGACAAGGAGCGCTTTGTCTCCCTATATGGCAGCGCCTTCGAGCATAGCCCCTTTATCGCTGAACGCGCCTTTGCGCTGGAACTTGGCGCGGCGCATGACAGCCCGATTGGTCTGCATAGTGCACTCTGTCGCGCCTTCCGCTCCTCTTCACGGGACGAAAAGCGCGCTGTTCTGAAGGCCCATCCGGATCTCGCTGGCAAGCTGGCGGCAGCCAAAGCGCTAACCGAAGCCTCCAGCGCCGAGCAGGCCAGCGCCGGGCTGGATGTGCTTTCCGATGCAGAAAGGGCCAGCTTCACGGCGCTCAACAAGGCCTATATGGACAAGCATGGCTTTCCTTTCATCATCGCCGTGCGCGATCATGACAAGGCCTCCATTCTCGCGGCCTTCAACCAGCGCATCGAGAATGATAGCGACACCGAGTTTGCTACCGCCTGCGCACAGGTCGAACGCATCGCCTTCTTCCGCATCAGCACCCTTCTTGGCGGAGGGGCTTCATGA
- a CDS encoding ureidoglycolate lyase encodes MSDNQIMIAPLSAEAFAPFGDILEASGAPSKIINQGFCGRYHDLAELDFVASGDEAGRAGISLFDAEPRKLPYCLELVERHPLGSQAFLPMSMHGFLVIVAPDEGGRPGKPLAFETKPGQGINFHRNVWHGVLTPLKAPGLFAVVDRIGEANNLEEYRFEAPYWVIANPTNKKQKQSEK; translated from the coding sequence ATGAGCGACAATCAGATCATGATCGCCCCTCTGAGCGCAGAAGCTTTTGCACCCTTTGGTGATATTCTGGAAGCAAGTGGTGCTCCAAGCAAAATCATCAATCAGGGCTTTTGCGGGCGCTATCATGATCTGGCCGAGCTGGATTTTGTCGCAAGCGGAGACGAGGCCGGGCGGGCGGGCATTTCGCTATTTGATGCCGAGCCGCGCAAGTTGCCCTATTGCCTTGAGCTGGTCGAGCGCCATCCGCTCGGCTCGCAGGCCTTTCTGCCCATGAGCATGCATGGCTTTCTGGTGATTGTTGCGCCCGATGAGGGCGGCAGGCCCGGCAAGCCGCTGGCCTTTGAAACCAAGCCCGGGCAGGGCATCAATTTTCATCGCAATGTCTGGCATGGGGTGCTGACACCGCTGAAGGCTCCGGGGCTGTTCGCCGTCGTGGACCGGATCGGTGAGGCCAACAATCTTGAAGAATACCGGTTTGAGGCACCCTATTGGGTGATCGCAAATCCAACAAACAAAAAGCAAAAGCAATCCGAAAAATAA
- the ureG gene encoding urease accessory protein UreG — protein MTSSSLSDSYAGPMRIGIGGPVGSGKTTLTEKLCLAMRDRFSIGVVTNDIYTKEDAEALVRKQALAEDRIIGIETGGCPHTAIREDASINLAAVDELCARHKDLDFIFIESGGDNLAATFSPDLADLTVYIISVAQGDDIPRKGGPAISRSDLLLINKSDLAPYVGADLERMKQDAEKARAGKAHLFTDLSRGVGVEEVVAFLCKKSGLE, from the coding sequence ATGACTTCTTCCAGCCTTTCAGACAGCTATGCAGGGCCGATGCGCATCGGCATCGGCGGGCCGGTCGGCTCGGGCAAGACAACGCTCACCGAGAAACTCTGCCTTGCCATGCGTGACCGCTTTTCCATCGGCGTTGTCACCAATGACATCTATACCAAGGAAGATGCCGAAGCGCTGGTGCGCAAGCAGGCTCTGGCGGAAGACCGGATCATTGGTATTGAGACCGGCGGCTGCCCGCATACCGCCATTCGCGAGGATGCCTCGATCAATCTGGCGGCGGTGGACGAGCTTTGCGCCCGGCACAAGGATCTCGATTTCATCTTCATCGAATCCGGTGGCGACAATCTGGCGGCAACCTTTTCACCGGATCTGGCGGACCTCACGGTCTATATCATTTCGGTCGCGCAGGGCGACGACATCCCGCGCAAGGGCGGACCGGCCATTTCCCGCTCCGACCTGCTGCTGATCAACAAGTCGGACCTCGCCCCCTATGTCGGGGCTGATCTGGAGCGGATGAAGCAGGACGCCGAGAAGGCCCGCGCAGGCAAGGCACATCTCTTTACCGACCTTTCTCGCGGGGTGGGCGTGGAAGAGGTCGTCGCATTCCTTTGCAAGAAATCTGGCCTTGAATGA
- a CDS encoding urease accessory protein UreF, whose translation MITGMNTGMITLTTTLILITMTMITNPMSIDAVTRSEEMPLPSSQALKGAALVRLLTWLSPAFPLGSFSYSHGLETAISEGICHDRESVGDWIGHLLTMGSARSDAILLAHGWRIGAGDSAAWIALNDLALALCASKERHMETSQQGMAFFKASTAWPGPLQEQIEAAVPEAIALPVILGATARENGIGLDSILVASLHAFASNLISVAMRLVPLGQSDGLRLQAQLEETIIATATEAATANLDDLGTSCFHSDIAAMRHETLHTRIFRS comes from the coding sequence ATGATCACGGGCATGAACACGGGCATGATCACGCTCACGACCACGCTCATTCTCATCACCATGACCATGATCACGAACCCCATGAGCATTGATGCCGTGACCCGATCAGAAGAGATGCCATTGCCTTCATCGCAGGCTCTGAAGGGGGCTGCCCTCGTGCGGCTGCTGACATGGCTTTCCCCCGCCTTTCCCCTTGGCAGCTTCAGCTATAGCCATGGGCTGGAAACGGCGATCAGCGAGGGGATTTGCCATGACAGGGAAAGCGTCGGTGACTGGATCGGGCATCTTCTGACCATGGGCAGCGCCAGGAGCGACGCCATCTTACTGGCCCATGGCTGGCGCATCGGCGCAGGCGATAGTGCAGCATGGATTGCGCTCAATGATCTGGCGCTGGCGCTTTGTGCCAGCAAGGAACGCCATATGGAGACCAGCCAGCAAGGCATGGCCTTTTTCAAGGCGAGCACGGCATGGCCGGGGCCATTGCAGGAGCAGATCGAAGCCGCCGTACCGGAGGCCATCGCCCTGCCGGTCATTCTGGGCGCAACCGCAAGAGAGAATGGCATCGGGCTGGACAGCATCCTCGTTGCGAGTTTGCATGCCTTTGCCTCCAACCTCATTTCGGTTGCCATGCGCCTTGTGCCACTGGGTCAGTCCGATGGTCTCAGGCTTCAGGCCCAGCTTGAAGAGACCATCATCGCGACGGCAACCGAGGCAGCGACTGCCAACCTTGATGACCTCGGCACCAGCTGTTTTCACTCCGATATCGCCGCCATGCGGCATGAGACGCTTCATACAAGGATTTTCCGTTCATGA
- the xdhB gene encoding xanthine dehydrogenase molybdopterin binding subunit, with the protein MKQDINERELIDGAVHLDRQHESAHKHVTGKADFTDDEREPIGTLHACLGLSEKAHARIIDMDLSACLVMEGVVGVLTSKDIVAPGHNDISANHLDDEPVFPQGEVQFLGQPLFAVVAKTREQARKAVKAARIAYDPLTAQIDAFEAMEAGYPYVAKPLTLERGDVTEGFAKAPNRIRGQIRIGGQDHMYLEGQIAFAIPGEDDDMLIRTSTQHPSEAQHMVSQVLGIPSHAVTVQVRRLGGGFGGKESQMSLFCAVAALGARKFGAPVKIRPDRDDDMMATGKRHDFVVDYKVGFDDEGAIVAVESDFVARCGFAADLSGAVTDRALFHADNAYFYPNVLLRSHPMKTNTVSNTAFRGFGGPQGVVVAERMIEEIAFSLGKDPLEVRKANFYGEPGRDITPYHQQVEDNILPRLIAEMEMKADYQARRAAILAFNEKANRYGGLERKGLALTPVKFGISFTATHFNQAGSLIHIYSDGSIQLNHGGTEMGQGLNTKVAQIVADALSVDIDRIKITRTATDKVPNTSATAASSGSDLNGMAALDAANQLKGRLIAFICEKWGVRQESIRFLPNRVQIGEELLSFDELIKQAYLARVHLSAAGFYKTPKIHWDRDKGKGRPFFYFAYGAAVSEVTVNRLTGEYVIERTDILHDVGKSLNPVLDRGQVEGAFVQGMGWLTTEELWWDGEGRLKTHAPSTYKIPLASDIPRIFNVELAQWSENAERTIKRSKAVGEPPFMLAVSVLEALSMAVASVADYKICPRLETPATPERVLMAIEALLSNGAKDG; encoded by the coding sequence ATGAAGCAGGATATCAATGAAAGGGAGCTTATAGATGGGGCGGTCCATCTGGATCGCCAGCATGAATCAGCACACAAGCATGTCACGGGCAAGGCGGATTTCACCGATGACGAGCGCGAACCGATCGGCACGCTGCATGCTTGTCTCGGCCTCAGCGAAAAGGCCCATGCCCGGATCATCGACATGGATCTGTCCGCCTGCCTCGTCATGGAGGGTGTGGTCGGTGTGTTGACGTCCAAGGATATCGTTGCGCCCGGCCATAATGACATCAGCGCCAACCATCTCGACGACGAACCGGTCTTCCCACAAGGGGAAGTGCAGTTTCTCGGCCAGCCGCTGTTTGCCGTGGTTGCCAAGACGCGGGAGCAGGCACGCAAGGCGGTGAAAGCCGCCAGGATCGCCTATGATCCCCTGACCGCGCAGATCGATGCGTTTGAGGCGATGGAGGCGGGATATCCCTATGTGGCCAAACCTCTGACGCTGGAGCGTGGCGATGTGACGGAGGGGTTTGCCAAGGCTCCCAACCGCATCAGGGGCCAGATCCGGATCGGCGGGCAGGATCACATGTATCTGGAAGGCCAGATTGCCTTTGCTATTCCCGGCGAAGACGATGATATGCTGATCCGCACCTCGACCCAGCATCCCAGCGAAGCCCAGCATATGGTGTCTCAGGTGCTCGGCATCCCGTCCCATGCGGTTACCGTACAGGTGCGGCGGCTTGGGGGCGGTTTCGGCGGCAAGGAATCCCAGATGAGCCTCTTCTGCGCCGTGGCCGCATTGGGCGCGCGCAAATTCGGCGCTCCGGTGAAGATCCGCCCCGACCGAGATGACGACATGATGGCGACCGGTAAACGCCATGATTTCGTGGTCGATTACAAGGTCGGCTTTGATGACGAGGGGGCTATTGTCGCGGTGGAAAGCGATTTTGTGGCCCGCTGCGGCTTTGCTGCCGATCTGTCCGGCGCGGTGACGGATCGGGCGCTGTTCCATGCCGACAATGCCTATTTCTATCCCAATGTGCTGCTGCGTTCCCATCCGATGAAGACCAATACGGTGTCCAACACGGCCTTTCGCGGATTTGGCGGGCCGCAGGGAGTGGTCGTTGCCGAGCGGATGATCGAGGAAATCGCCTTTTCGCTGGGCAAGGATCCTCTGGAGGTGCGCAAGGCCAATTTCTATGGTGAGCCGGGGCGCGACATCACCCCCTATCATCAGCAGGTGGAAGACAATATCCTACCGCGCCTGATCGCGGAAATGGAAATGAAGGCCGATTATCAGGCCCGTCGCGCGGCCATTCTGGCCTTCAATGAGAAGGCCAACCGTTACGGCGGGCTTGAGCGGAAGGGGCTGGCGCTGACACCCGTCAAATTCGGTATTTCCTTCACCGCCACCCATTTCAATCAGGCAGGAAGCCTCATCCATATCTATTCCGATGGCTCTATCCAGCTCAATCATGGCGGCACGGAAATGGGCCAGGGCCTCAACACCAAGGTGGCCCAGATCGTAGCCGATGCCTTGTCGGTTGATATTGACCGGATCAAGATCACGCGGACGGCGACCGACAAGGTGCCCAACACCTCTGCAACGGCGGCTTCCTCAGGCTCGGACCTTAATGGCATGGCGGCGCTCGACGCGGCCAACCAGCTCAAGGGGCGGCTTATCGCCTTCATCTGCGAGAAGTGGGGCGTGAGGCAAGAGTCCATTCGCTTCCTGCCCAATCGGGTGCAGATTGGTGAAGAATTGCTTTCCTTTGATGAGCTGATCAAACAGGCCTATCTGGCGCGTGTGCATCTTTCGGCAGCAGGCTTCTACAAGACCCCCAAGATCCATTGGGATCGGGACAAGGGCAAGGGGCGCCCCTTCTTCTATTTTGCCTATGGCGCGGCGGTTTCGGAAGTTACCGTCAACCGGTTGACGGGCGAATATGTGATCGAGAGGACCGATATCCTGCATGATGTTGGCAAGTCGCTCAATCCGGTGCTTGATCGCGGTCAGGTTGAGGGGGCCTTCGTGCAGGGCATGGGCTGGTTGACCACCGAGGAGCTCTGGTGGGATGGCGAGGGGCGGCTTAAAACCCACGCCCCCTCGACCTACAAGATACCGCTGGCCAGCGATATTCCGCGCATTTTCAATGTCGAACTGGCGCAATGGTCCGAGAATGCCGAACGCACGATCAAGCGCTCCAAGGCCGTCGGCGAGCCGCCCTTCATGCTGGCGGTCTCCGTGCTGGAAGCCCTCTCCATGGCTGTGGCCAGCGTGGCGGATTACAAAATCTGCCCAAGGCTCGAAACGCCCGCCACGCCGGAGCGCGTGCTGATGGCCATCGAGGCGCTTCTGTCCAATGGAGCAAAAGATGGCTGA
- the uraH gene encoding hydroxyisourate hydrolase translates to MAGYLTTHILDTARGCPAAGMAIELYRLDGESRILIATQITNEDGRTDGAILPKEDFAPGIYELVFYAGAYLDQDEPLQKEPRFLDTIPIRFGMSEASHYHVPLLLSPFGYSTYRGS, encoded by the coding sequence ATGGCTGGATATCTGACAACCCATATTCTGGACACGGCGCGGGGCTGCCCTGCTGCTGGCATGGCCATCGAGCTTTATCGCCTTGATGGCGAGAGCCGCATTCTGATTGCCACGCAGATTACCAATGAAGACGGGCGCACAGACGGGGCCATCCTGCCAAAAGAGGATTTCGCGCCGGGTATCTATGAGCTGGTCTTCTATGCGGGGGCCTATCTGGATCAGGACGAGCCCTTGCAGAAGGAGCCGCGCTTTCTCGATACCATTCCCATTCGCTTCGGCATGAGCGAGGCGAGCCATTATCATGTGCCTCTGCTGCTCTCTCCCTTCGGTTATTCCACCTATCGGGGCAGTTGA
- a CDS encoding LysR family transcriptional regulator, whose protein sequence is MSYFDNIKTFVRVFELGSMSSAARDQRISPAVASARISQLEDHLNVRLFQRTTRMLTPTEQGKLFYPGACRILESIEEAEALVSSVTLKPRGSIHVAAPLGIGRRLVAPAVPDFKKEFPLIDVRLRLSDRKIDVAAEGLDVAFFLGVPEDSNLRIRKIADCRRVLCASPAYIESHGEPENGDALAGPDHACLNLRYPGAPEFQWPLQTAEGVKRFAVSGPFESDDGDVLTDWALHGHGIILKPEFEVLNYLRNGQLVPILNETPPIPIQMACLYSHRRRQDPKIRLFIDFIAGHIRTVLAEQEKQLKAS, encoded by the coding sequence ATGTCCTATTTTGATAATATCAAGACCTTTGTTCGTGTATTTGAATTGGGTTCCATGTCATCGGCAGCACGCGACCAGCGTATTTCGCCCGCCGTGGCCTCGGCCCGTATTTCGCAGCTGGAAGACCATCTCAATGTGCGCCTTTTCCAGCGCACGACGCGGATGTTGACCCCGACAGAGCAGGGCAAGCTTTTCTATCCCGGTGCCTGCCGGATATTGGAAAGCATCGAGGAAGCCGAAGCCCTTGTTTCCAGCGTGACGCTGAAGCCGCGCGGCTCTATCCATGTAGCCGCTCCGCTGGGCATCGGGCGCAGGTTGGTAGCCCCTGCCGTGCCGGATTTCAAGAAGGAATTCCCGCTGATCGACGTCCGCTTGCGGCTTTCAGACCGCAAGATCGATGTTGCTGCCGAAGGGCTTGACGTGGCCTTCTTTCTCGGCGTGCCGGAGGATTCAAACCTGCGCATCCGCAAGATCGCCGATTGCCGCCGGGTGCTCTGTGCCTCGCCTGCTTATATCGAGAGCCATGGCGAGCCGGAAAATGGCGACGCGCTGGCCGGGCCGGATCATGCCTGCCTCAATCTGCGCTATCCCGGCGCGCCGGAATTCCAGTGGCCACTGCAAACGGCAGAGGGAGTCAAGCGTTTTGCGGTTTCCGGCCCGTTTGAATCAGACGATGGTGATGTGCTGACCGACTGGGCGCTGCATGGCCACGGCATCATTCTGAAACCGGAATTCGAGGTTCTCAACTATCTGCGCAATGGCCAGCTGGTGCCGATCCTCAACGAAACCCCGCCGATTCCGATCCAGATGGCCTGCCTCTATTCCCATCGGCGACGGCAGGATCCCAAGATCCGCCTGTTCATCGATTTCATCGCAGGCCATATCCGCACGGTGCTGGCCGAGCAGGAAAAGCAGCTCAAGGCATCCTGA
- the xdhC gene encoding xanthine dehydrogenase accessory protein XdhC — MAEALEHFLLKACSVVKITLCEVRGSSPREAGAALFVSGEGLYGTIGGGQLEYIAIDEARRMLSRGEVEKQMAVPLGPEIGQCCGGAVKLSFCLLDETRKRQEIAHEQDYRQSLPHIYIFGAGHVGRALARALYPLPVRPILVDSRAGELALADVPVEQHLTALPEALVRKAPPASIFLILTHDHALDFLLAQEALSRTDASYVGMIGSKSKRATFSHWLKRQGPAAARDRLDRLVCPIGARQGLRDKRPEVIAAMVAAELLTLLLMPQGTGQSHEQMAK, encoded by the coding sequence ATGGCTGAGGCGCTCGAGCATTTTCTGCTGAAAGCATGTTCGGTCGTCAAGATCACTCTTTGTGAGGTCAGGGGCTCTTCGCCGCGCGAGGCGGGTGCTGCGCTCTTTGTTTCCGGGGAAGGGCTCTATGGCACCATCGGTGGCGGGCAACTGGAATATATCGCCATCGATGAGGCCCGCCGCATGCTGTCCCGTGGCGAAGTTGAAAAGCAAATGGCCGTGCCTCTGGGCCCTGAAATCGGCCAATGCTGCGGCGGCGCAGTCAAATTGTCTTTTTGCCTGCTGGATGAGACCCGCAAGAGGCAGGAGATTGCCCACGAACAGGACTATCGGCAGAGTCTGCCCCATATCTATATATTCGGGGCCGGTCATGTCGGGCGGGCATTGGCCAGAGCGCTCTATCCGCTGCCGGTGCGCCCCATTCTGGTGGACAGTCGCGCCGGAGAACTTGCCCTTGCCGATGTCCCGGTCGAACAGCATTTGACAGCGCTGCCCGAGGCGCTTGTCCGCAAGGCTCCCCCGGCCAGCATCTTCCTTATTCTTACCCACGATCACGCCCTCGATTTCCTGCTGGCACAAGAGGCGCTTAGCCGCACGGACGCAAGCTATGTCGGCATGATCGGTTCGAAGAGCAAAAGAGCGACCTTCAGCCATTGGCTCAAGCGGCAAGGCCCGGCAGCGGCCAGAGACCGGCTTGACCGGCTGGTCTGTCCCATCGGAGCGCGGCAAGGCCTGCGCGACAAGCGGCCAGAAGTCATCGCAGCGATGGTGGCTGCCGAATTGCTAACGCTGCTGCTGATGCCGCAAGGTACCGGGCAGAGCCATGAGCAAATGGCGAAATAG
- a CDS encoding nucleobase:cation symporter-2 family protein — protein sequence MQNNTIGTPEQLRDTNYTPPLLKAIPLGIQHVLAMFIANVTPAIIVAGAAGFGFGSNSPAFPELLYMIQMSMLIAGVATLLQTITLGPVGAALPVVQGTSFAFLPVMIPLVAGKGIDGMAALYTGIFIGGLFHAFLGLFIGKIRFALPPLVTGLVVMMIGLALIKVGIQYSAGGAHMVGKPEFGTLASWACAGVVILVTLGLKFYARGMWAISAVLLGLIAGYIFAIVIGKLSLTSIAGSWNNAAVFALPMPFKYGFEMSFAAIIGFCLMAVVSAIETVGDVSGITKGGAGREATDKEIAGATYADGLGTAVAGVFGALPNTSFSQNVGLVAITGVMSRHVVTYGAIFLIICGLVPKVGSLIRTIPIEVLGGGVVVMFGMVVASGISMLADVNWNRRNMVIFAISLSVGLGLQLEPSALQYVPGTLKVLLTSGLLPSALLAVLLNLILPEELAAESTEEVSGGMAGHNREIQPGE from the coding sequence ATGCAGAATAATACAATCGGTACTCCGGAGCAGCTCCGGGATACAAATTACACGCCACCCTTGCTCAAGGCCATTCCCTTGGGCATCCAGCATGTTCTGGCGATGTTTATCGCCAACGTGACGCCTGCGATCATTGTCGCAGGGGCTGCGGGCTTCGGCTTCGGCTCCAACAGTCCGGCCTTTCCCGAACTGCTTTACATGATCCAGATGTCGATGCTGATTGCCGGTGTCGCAACCTTGCTCCAGACCATCACGCTCGGCCCTGTGGGCGCTGCGCTGCCGGTGGTGCAGGGCACCAGCTTCGCCTTTCTGCCGGTGATGATACCGCTGGTGGCGGGCAAGGGCATTGATGGCATGGCGGCGCTTTATACCGGCATTTTCATCGGCGGCCTGTTCCATGCCTTCCTCGGCCTGTTCATCGGCAAGATCCGCTTTGCCCTGCCGCCGCTGGTCACCGGCCTTGTGGTGATGATGATCGGTCTGGCGCTGATCAAGGTCGGCATCCAATATTCGGCCGGTGGTGCGCATATGGTGGGCAAACCGGAATTTGGTACGCTGGCCAGTTGGGCCTGCGCTGGCGTGGTGATCCTTGTCACGCTTGGCCTCAAATTCTATGCCCGTGGCATGTGGGCGATTTCCGCCGTGCTGCTGGGCCTGATCGCCGGCTATATCTTCGCCATTGTCATCGGCAAGCTGTCCCTGACATCAATTGCCGGTTCGTGGAACAATGCTGCGGTTTTCGCCCTGCCGATGCCATTCAAATATGGCTTCGAAATGTCCTTCGCCGCCATCATCGGCTTCTGTCTGATGGCCGTTGTGTCTGCCATCGAAACCGTGGGTGACGTCTCTGGCATCACCAAGGGTGGCGCTGGCCGCGAGGCAACCGACAAGGAAATAGCAGGCGCAACCTATGCCGATGGTCTTGGAACGGCGGTCGCCGGTGTCTTTGGCGCCCTGCCAAACACCTCCTTCTCACAGAATGTGGGACTGGTTGCCATCACCGGCGTGATGAGCCGCCATGTGGTGACCTATGGCGCGATCTTCCTGATCATCTGCGGCCTTGTCCCGAAAGTGGGCAGCCTCATCCGCACCATCCCGATCGAAGTGCTCGGCGGTGGCGTGGTGGTCATGTTCGGCATGGTCGTTGCCTCTGGCATCTCGATGCTGGCTGATGTCAACTGGAACCGTCGCAATATGGTGATCTTCGCCATCTCCCTGTCTGTCGGTCTGGGCCTGCAGCTGGAGCCAAGCGCCCTGCAATATGTTCCCGGTACGCTGAAGGTGCTGCTGACCTCCGGCCTGTTGCCATCTGCATTGCTGGCCGTATTGCTCAACCTGATCCTGCCGGAAGAACTTGCCGCTGAATCCACCGAGGAAGTGTCCGGTGGTATGGCCGGTCACAATCGGGAAATCCAGCCGGGCGAGTGA
- a CDS encoding urate hydroxylase PuuD: protein MPDFDLLQPLIWSWLEFAVRWTHVITAIAWIGSSFYFIALDLGLRKAPNLPVGAHGEEWQVHGGGFYHIRKFLVAPEHMPEHLTWFKWESYSTWLSGAALLMVTYWAGANLFLIDPAKMELEVWQAILISAGSLTIGWLVYDFLCKSSLDEKPTLLMVLLFVLLVAMGWGYNHVFTGRAVLLHLGAFTATIMTANVFFIIIPNQKIVVADLKAGRTPDPKYGKIAKLRSTHNNYLTLPVIFLMLSNHYPLAFASPYNWVIAALVFLMGVTIRHWFNTRHARKGSPYWTIPATILLFLAIIWISLIPADYGEVDEAMSRPLSDYEMKYANAEGFEEVTEIVISRCSMCHADEVAWEGIGIAPRGIHLDNEARIIRAAREIYINAGATNAMPPANVTFMEPEERRAIINWYKAAQKG, encoded by the coding sequence ATGCCTGATTTTGACTTGTTGCAACCGCTCATCTGGTCCTGGCTGGAATTTGCCGTCCGCTGGACCCACGTGATCACCGCGATCGCATGGATCGGATCGAGCTTCTATTTCATCGCGCTGGATCTGGGGTTGCGCAAGGCCCCCAATCTGCCGGTTGGTGCCCATGGTGAGGAATGGCAGGTGCATGGCGGCGGCTTCTACCATATCCGCAAATTCCTCGTCGCGCCCGAGCATATGCCCGAGCATCTGACCTGGTTCAAATGGGAGAGCTATTCCACCTGGCTCTCCGGTGCGGCCTTGCTGATGGTGACCTACTGGGCCGGGGCCAATCTGTTCCTCATCGATCCGGCCAAGATGGAGCTGGAGGTCTGGCAGGCGATCCTCATTTCCGCCGGTTCCCTGACCATCGGCTGGCTGGTCTATGATTTCCTCTGCAAATCGAGCCTTGATGAAAAGCCGACGCTGCTGATGGTGCTGCTGTTCGTGCTGCTGGTGGCCATGGGCTGGGGCTATAACCATGTCTTCACCGGTCGCGCCGTGCTGCTGCATCTGGGTGCCTTCACCGCGACCATCATGACGGCCAATGTCTTCTTCATCATCATCCCGAACCAGAAGATCGTCGTGGCGGATCTCAAGGCCGGTCGCACACCAGACCCCAAATATGGCAAGATCGCCAAGCTGCGTTCGACCCATAACAATTATCTCACTCTGCCGGTGATCTTCCTGATGCTGTCCAACCATTATCCGCTGGCCTTTGCCTCGCCCTATAACTGGGTGATTGCGGCGCTGGTCTTCCTGATGGGGGTAACGATCCGTCACTGGTTCAACACCCGCCATGCCCGCAAGGGCAGCCCCTACTGGACCATTCCGGCAACGATCCTGCTGTTTCTGGCCATCATCTGGATTTCGCTCATTCCTGCCGATTATGGCGAGGTAGACGAGGCGATGAGCCGCCCGCTCAGCGACTATGAGATGAAATATGCCAATGCCGAGGGCTTTGAAGAGGTGACCGAGATCGTCATCAGCCGCTGCTCCATGTGTCATGCGGATGAGGTGGCATGGGAGGGAATCGGCATCGCGCCGCGCGGCATTCACCTAGACAATGAAGCCCGCATCATTCGAGCCGCCCGCGAAATCTATATCAATGCCGGGGCCACCAACGCCATGCCGCCCGCCAATGTGACCTTCATGGAGCCGGAAGAACGCCGCGCCATCATCAACTGGTACAAGGCCGCCCAGAAGGGCTGA